Proteins encoded by one window of Labilithrix sp.:
- a CDS encoding glycoside hydrolase family 15 protein — protein MDLLAISRLLTTRFVFGPNDDPATIPIAARGLIGNGRTAALVAVDGSIDWLCLPRFDSPSVFGRILDARRGGEMAIRPASRPYESLQRYDPDTNVLETLFFMNGGTLRVIDSMPWSDDPRASSHEVHRRIDCPSGSVELEIVFDPRFDYARDVPTIHLAEHGVLAEGKNGERLALSISQRQQFTPRPDGGMRATTTLTPGKHLWAVLEWDAQSVEPTASYRPYEHLRTTRRMWREWSSKLTYDGPWRHHVLRSALALKLLIYRPTGAVVAAPTTSLPEWPGGPRNWDYRFTWARDAAMTIRAANLIGYGAEAREFYHFLRDAVDDRVGLELMYTIDGKRVPEEAELDHLAGSFGARPVRIGNGARDQTQLDTTGAIVDSAHLFERFGGTLTLHAWRKLASVIERAERQWRDADHGIWEPRHGVRHNVHSKLMNWLALDRGSQLATAFGRRDLSDRWAKCAAEVHADICTNGMDASRRHFVSVYGEERPDASLLLLSTQGFLPDDDPRLAETVAWLRRELSTGPFVHRYHDADGVGGPEGAFVLCGFWLVEALALLGELDQAREIFVAHAEAANHLGLLAEEIDPTDRVQLGNFPQAFSHLGLINAALRIDLGLRLRNEGSSRAPHLVGSLTRKI, from the coding sequence ATGGACCTCCTCGCGATCTCTCGCCTGCTCACCACCCGCTTCGTCTTCGGCCCGAACGACGATCCCGCCACGATCCCGATCGCCGCGCGCGGCCTCATCGGCAACGGCCGCACCGCCGCGCTCGTCGCGGTCGACGGCTCGATCGACTGGCTCTGCCTGCCTCGCTTCGACAGCCCGAGCGTCTTCGGCCGGATCCTCGATGCCCGTCGCGGCGGAGAGATGGCGATCCGGCCGGCGTCGCGGCCGTACGAGAGCCTGCAGCGGTACGATCCGGACACCAACGTCCTCGAGACGCTGTTCTTCATGAACGGCGGCACGCTCCGCGTCATCGACTCGATGCCGTGGAGCGACGATCCGCGCGCGTCGAGCCACGAGGTCCACCGCCGGATCGACTGCCCCTCCGGCTCGGTCGAGCTCGAGATCGTCTTCGACCCGCGCTTCGACTACGCGCGCGACGTCCCCACGATCCACCTCGCGGAGCACGGCGTCCTCGCCGAGGGGAAGAACGGCGAGCGCCTCGCGCTCTCGATCTCGCAGCGCCAGCAGTTCACGCCGCGCCCCGACGGCGGGATGCGCGCGACGACGACGCTCACGCCGGGGAAGCACCTCTGGGCGGTGCTCGAGTGGGACGCGCAGAGCGTGGAGCCCACCGCGAGCTATCGGCCCTACGAGCACCTCCGCACGACGCGGCGGATGTGGCGCGAGTGGTCGTCGAAGCTCACCTACGACGGACCGTGGCGCCACCACGTCCTTCGCTCCGCGCTCGCGCTGAAGCTCCTCATTTATCGGCCGACCGGCGCGGTGGTCGCCGCGCCGACGACGTCGCTCCCGGAGTGGCCGGGCGGCCCGCGCAATTGGGATTATCGCTTCACGTGGGCGCGCGACGCGGCGATGACCATTCGCGCCGCGAACCTGATTGGATATGGCGCGGAGGCGCGCGAGTTTTACCACTTCCTCCGCGACGCCGTCGACGACCGCGTCGGGCTCGAGCTGATGTACACGATCGACGGGAAGCGCGTCCCGGAGGAGGCCGAGCTCGATCACCTCGCCGGGAGCTTCGGCGCCCGCCCCGTCCGGATCGGAAACGGCGCGCGCGACCAGACCCAGCTCGACACGACGGGCGCGATCGTCGACAGCGCCCACCTGTTCGAGCGCTTCGGCGGCACCCTCACCCTCCACGCGTGGCGGAAGCTCGCGAGCGTCATCGAGCGCGCGGAGCGGCAGTGGCGCGACGCCGACCACGGGATCTGGGAGCCGCGCCACGGCGTGCGCCACAACGTGCACTCGAAGCTGATGAACTGGCTCGCCCTCGACCGCGGCAGCCAGCTCGCGACCGCGTTCGGCCGGCGCGACCTCTCCGATCGCTGGGCGAAGTGCGCCGCCGAGGTCCACGCCGACATCTGCACGAACGGCATGGACGCGAGCAGGCGGCACTTCGTCAGCGTCTACGGCGAGGAGCGCCCCGACGCGTCGCTCCTGCTCCTCTCGACGCAGGGGTTCCTCCCCGACGACGATCCCCGCCTCGCCGAGACCGTCGCCTGGCTCCGGCGCGAGCTCTCGACCGGACCGTTCGTGCACCGCTACCACGACGCCGACGGCGTCGGCGGGCCCGAGGGCGCGTTCGTGCTGTGCGGCTTCTGGCTCGTCGAGGCCCTCGCGCTGCTCGGAGAGCTCGACCAGGCGCGCGAGATCTTCGTCGCGCACGCCGAGGCCGCCAACCACCTCGGGTTGCTCGCGGAGGAGATCGATCCGACCGATCGGGTCCAGCTCGGCAACTTCCCGCAGGCGTTCAGCCACCTCGGCCTCATCAACGCCGCGCTCCGCATCGACCTCGGGCTCCGCCTCCGCAACGAGGGCTCCTCGCGCGCGCCCCACCTCGTCGGCTCGCTCACGCGCAAGATCTGA
- a CDS encoding CapA family protein, with protein MRRTLARCAVLVSWAVLGSAFGACASRANDAPPVAREARHVQSAGRVELAAPERDASDERCARGGDGAAVLAFGGDVIAHEAVRESAQRGDGYGAMLAAARASLRDADLAFVNLESPVTERHGRRGPMVFHAEEPLLGALVDAGVGVVSLANNHAYDQGMKGLLDTLEAVRRSGLVAVGAGATPAEACAARHFEVKGIRIALFARTQLMNFKDDASPARVCMLDLGALKREVRAARAAGVDLVAVSLHWGNEYEAAPRREQVDVARMIALAGADLLIGHHPHVLQRVERVSAGGRDALVAYSIGNLLSNQSYDYVPDKDPLRRGDPRDVAVLRVVVEKTPPDAGPARARVREVTAVPLWTEHHEATISLVPATTRRARIAERLAVPLVDAPIEDRSCARR; from the coding sequence GTGCGTCGGACGCTCGCTCGGTGCGCGGTGCTCGTCTCGTGGGCGGTGCTCGGCTCCGCCTTCGGCGCGTGCGCGTCGCGGGCGAACGACGCGCCGCCGGTCGCGCGCGAGGCGCGTCACGTGCAGAGCGCGGGGCGGGTCGAGCTCGCGGCGCCGGAGCGCGACGCGAGCGACGAGCGGTGCGCGCGGGGCGGGGACGGCGCGGCGGTGCTCGCGTTCGGGGGCGACGTCATCGCGCACGAGGCCGTCCGCGAGTCGGCGCAGCGAGGGGACGGCTACGGCGCGATGCTGGCGGCGGCGCGGGCCTCGCTCCGCGACGCCGACCTCGCCTTCGTGAACCTCGAGTCGCCGGTGACGGAGCGGCACGGCCGCCGCGGTCCGATGGTCTTCCACGCCGAGGAGCCCCTCCTCGGCGCGCTCGTCGACGCGGGGGTCGGCGTCGTCTCGCTCGCGAACAACCACGCCTACGACCAGGGGATGAAGGGGCTCCTCGACACGCTCGAGGCGGTGCGGCGGAGCGGGCTCGTCGCGGTCGGCGCGGGCGCGACGCCGGCGGAGGCGTGCGCGGCGCGGCACTTCGAGGTGAAGGGGATCCGGATCGCGCTGTTCGCGCGGACGCAGCTCATGAACTTCAAGGACGACGCGTCGCCGGCGCGGGTCTGCATGCTCGATCTCGGAGCGCTCAAGCGCGAGGTGAGGGCGGCGCGCGCGGCGGGCGTCGACCTCGTCGCGGTCTCGCTCCACTGGGGCAACGAGTACGAAGCGGCCCCGCGGCGCGAGCAGGTCGACGTCGCGCGCATGATCGCCCTTGCCGGCGCCGACCTCTTGATCGGACATCATCCGCACGTGCTCCAGCGCGTCGAGCGCGTCTCGGCGGGCGGGCGCGACGCGCTCGTCGCCTACTCGATCGGCAACCTGCTCTCGAACCAGTCCTACGACTACGTCCCCGACAAGGACCCCCTGCGGCGCGGCGATCCGCGCGACGTCGCGGTCCTGCGCGTCGTCGTCGAGAAGACGCCGCCCGACGCGGGCCCCGCGCGAGCGCGCGTGCGCGAGGTCACCGCGGTGCCGCTCTGGACCGAGCACCACGAGGCGACGATCTCCCTCGTGCCGGCGACGACGCGGCGCGCGCGGATCGCGGAGCGCCTCGCGGTCCCGCTCGTCGACGCGCCGATCGAGGATCGATCCTGCGCGCGCCGGTAG
- a CDS encoding serine/threonine protein kinase has translation MGPEIDDLTDAKDVLRDEESQRVAAFGRATTILASLGVVVILLRSLTWTQRATVLAPVVSLALVGAYVWWRSHDGHGISKNLLRVFGTVCAVCALALIYALGVFTPIVAIFVLGLAFFVSHHDRRFASVMAAIAIAGYVLLALLVTVGVLPDTGLWKNPRLQQHISMTVIVGSVMVIQLLITRSSRRALYEAVARGHAAMRVAQTREAQLDEVRENLDVALRAGNAGRLTGQTLGRYLLGNIVGRGAMGEVYAARSDASERVAVKVLRAVGDDDLAQRFVREAEIAQKVRGPNLVEVRDTGRGPAGDLYIVMELLEGQDLAAILRDRTNLPLDEVVSLVESTAKGLELLHGAGVIHRDLKPQNLFLPSSTLTEWKILDYGVSKLVGADTMTKGDLVGTPGYMSPEQAESKDIDARSDVFSLGAVAYRALTGRRPFGGADMPAILYQVVHGNPTRPKEIVPDIPRAIEEVLAKALAKKRDDRYATAVDFAIAFRRAAQPGPAEEEAPTATTQVRPSWSKIATGKTGRKRPPWRNDPTTLTLPPADAAKPKRP, from the coding sequence ATGGGGCCCGAGATCGACGACCTGACCGACGCGAAGGACGTCCTCCGCGACGAGGAGTCTCAGCGCGTCGCGGCGTTCGGTCGTGCGACCACGATCCTCGCGTCGCTCGGCGTCGTCGTCATCCTCCTCCGCTCGCTCACGTGGACGCAGCGCGCGACCGTCCTCGCGCCGGTCGTCTCGCTCGCCCTCGTCGGCGCCTACGTCTGGTGGCGGTCGCACGACGGTCACGGCATCTCGAAGAACCTGCTCCGCGTCTTCGGGACGGTGTGCGCGGTCTGCGCGCTCGCGCTCATCTACGCGCTCGGCGTCTTCACGCCGATCGTCGCCATCTTCGTCCTCGGCCTCGCGTTCTTCGTCAGCCATCACGACCGCCGGTTCGCGTCGGTGATGGCGGCGATCGCGATCGCCGGCTACGTCCTCCTCGCGTTGCTCGTCACGGTCGGGGTCCTGCCCGACACCGGGCTCTGGAAGAACCCGCGCCTCCAGCAGCACATCTCGATGACGGTCATCGTCGGCTCGGTGATGGTCATCCAGCTCCTCATCACGCGGTCGAGCCGCCGCGCGCTCTACGAGGCGGTCGCGAGGGGTCACGCCGCGATGCGCGTGGCGCAGACGCGCGAGGCGCAGCTCGACGAGGTGCGCGAGAACCTCGACGTCGCGCTCCGCGCCGGCAACGCGGGCCGCCTCACTGGCCAGACGCTGGGCCGCTATCTCCTCGGCAACATCGTCGGCCGCGGCGCGATGGGCGAGGTCTACGCCGCGCGCTCCGACGCGAGCGAGCGCGTCGCGGTGAAGGTGCTGCGCGCGGTCGGCGACGACGACCTCGCGCAGCGCTTCGTGCGCGAGGCGGAGATCGCGCAGAAGGTCCGCGGCCCGAACCTCGTCGAGGTGCGCGACACCGGCCGCGGCCCCGCCGGCGACCTCTACATCGTGATGGAGCTGCTCGAGGGCCAGGACCTCGCCGCGATCCTGCGCGATCGCACGAACCTCCCGCTCGACGAGGTCGTCTCCCTCGTCGAGTCGACGGCGAAGGGGCTCGAGCTCCTCCACGGCGCGGGGGTCATCCATCGAGACCTGAAGCCGCAGAACCTCTTCTTGCCGTCGAGCACGCTGACGGAGTGGAAGATCCTCGACTACGGCGTCTCGAAGCTCGTCGGCGCCGACACGATGACGAAGGGCGATCTCGTCGGGACGCCGGGCTACATGTCGCCGGAGCAAGCGGAGAGCAAGGACATCGACGCGCGCTCGGACGTGTTCTCGCTCGGCGCGGTGGCGTACCGCGCGCTCACGGGCCGGCGCCCGTTCGGCGGCGCGGACATGCCGGCGATCCTCTACCAGGTCGTGCACGGCAACCCGACGCGGCCGAAGGAGATCGTCCCCGACATCCCGCGCGCGATCGAGGAGGTGCTCGCGAAGGCGCTCGCGAAGAAGCGCGACGATCGCTACGCGACCGCGGTCGACTTCGCGATCGCGTTCCGCCGCGCGGCGCAGCCAGGACCGGCGGAGGAGGAGGCGCCGACCGCCACGACGCAGGTGCGCCCGTCCTGGTCGAAGATCGCGACGGGCAAGACCGGCCGCAAGCGCCCCCCCTGGCGCAACGACCCCACGACCCTGACGCTCCCCCCCGCCGACGCCGCGAAGCCGAAGCGCCCCTGA
- a CDS encoding response regulator, producing the protein MYAEFLDYAGMRAETAENGRQAVRRALRSHPAAIVMDLAMPILDGWEATRILHADPRTKDIPIIVLTGTADPNLKQKAKDCGARMVLSKPCTPSELLDVLRTLIDEEPKSGHSRVVR; encoded by the coding sequence ATGTATGCCGAGTTCCTCGACTACGCGGGGATGCGCGCGGAGACGGCGGAGAACGGTCGGCAGGCGGTGCGGCGCGCGCTCCGCTCGCACCCCGCCGCGATCGTGATGGACCTCGCGATGCCGATCCTCGACGGCTGGGAGGCGACGCGCATCCTGCACGCCGATCCGCGGACGAAGGACATCCCCATCATCGTGCTGACCGGCACCGCCGATCCGAACCTCAAACAGAAGGCGAAGGACTGCGGCGCGCGGATGGTGCTGTCGAAGCCGTGCACGCCGAGCGAGCTCCTCGACGTCCTCCGCACCTTGATCGACGAGGAGCCGAAGAGCGGCCACTCCAGAGTCGTACGCTGA
- a CDS encoding RNA polymerase subunit sigma-24: protein MELTEHLFRREAARMLAALTRVFGVHNLPLAEDVVQEALCRALETWKLQGVPENPSAWLMTVAKRLALDVVRRERTARTFAPEIGRMLESEWTASPTLDESLAPSAIKDSMLRMMFSCCHPKVPAEAQVGLVLSVLSGFGVREIASAFLASEAAIEKRLARAKQALAETRSLFDFQAGEVAARLEAVQRALYLLFNEGYHGAHPELAVRTELCREAIHLAGLLLEHPQARAPSTYALAALMCLHAARLPARVDAGGDLVALADQDRSRFDRALAAEGARLLELAATGDTISELHVEAAIAYEHAIAPSAGETRWDVVVLLYDRLLALRPSPVVALNRAIAIGERDGPERGLAELHAIADRDRLETYPFYFAALAETELRCGRHAAAHAHFRAAIALARSPMERRYFELRAVRTLPVDS from the coding sequence GACCGAGCATCTGTTTCGTCGCGAGGCGGCGCGGATGCTCGCGGCGCTCACGCGCGTCTTCGGCGTGCACAACCTCCCGCTCGCGGAGGACGTCGTCCAGGAGGCGCTCTGCCGCGCGCTCGAGACGTGGAAGCTGCAAGGCGTCCCCGAGAACCCGAGCGCGTGGCTGATGACGGTCGCGAAGCGGCTCGCGCTCGACGTCGTTCGGCGCGAGCGCACCGCGCGCACGTTCGCGCCCGAGATCGGGCGGATGCTCGAGAGCGAGTGGACGGCGTCGCCGACGCTGGACGAGTCGCTCGCGCCGAGCGCGATCAAGGACAGCATGCTCCGGATGATGTTCTCGTGCTGTCACCCGAAGGTGCCGGCCGAGGCGCAGGTGGGGCTCGTGCTGTCGGTCCTCTCCGGCTTCGGCGTGCGCGAGATCGCGTCCGCGTTCCTCGCGAGCGAGGCCGCGATCGAGAAGCGGCTCGCGCGCGCGAAGCAGGCCCTCGCCGAGACGCGATCGCTCTTCGACTTCCAGGCCGGCGAGGTCGCCGCCCGGCTCGAGGCGGTGCAGCGCGCGCTCTACCTCCTCTTCAACGAGGGCTACCACGGCGCGCATCCGGAGCTCGCGGTGCGGACCGAGCTCTGTCGCGAGGCGATCCACCTCGCCGGCCTCCTCCTCGAGCACCCGCAGGCGCGAGCGCCGTCGACGTACGCGCTCGCCGCGCTCATGTGCTTGCACGCGGCGCGGCTCCCGGCGCGCGTCGACGCGGGCGGCGACCTCGTCGCGCTCGCGGACCAGGACCGCTCGCGGTTCGATCGCGCGCTCGCGGCGGAGGGGGCGCGCCTCCTCGAGCTCGCGGCGACGGGCGACACGATCAGCGAGCTCCACGTCGAGGCCGCGATCGCGTACGAGCACGCGATCGCGCCGAGCGCGGGCGAGACGCGATGGGACGTCGTCGTCCTCCTCTACGATCGACTCCTCGCGCTGCGGCCTTCGCCCGTCGTCGCGCTCAACCGCGCGATCGCGATCGGGGAGCGCGACGGACCGGAGCGCGGGCTCGCCGAGCTCCACGCGATCGCGGATCGCGATCGGCTCGAGACGTATCCCTTCTACTTCGCCGCGCTCGCGGAGACGGAGCTCCGCTGCGGCCGTCATGCAGCGGCGCACGCGCACTTCCGCGCCGCGATCGCGCTCGCGCGGAGCCCGATGGAGCGGCGCTACTTCGAGCTGCGGGCGGTGCGAACCTTGCCTGTCGACTCGTGA